The Brassica oleracea var. oleracea cultivar TO1000 chromosome C6, BOL, whole genome shotgun sequence genomic interval CATTGCTTCTACTCCGTAGGCCATCGAGAAAGGGGTAGCCTTCGTTGCTCCGCGCGGGGTTGTTCTATGGGACCACAGGACTCCGTCTAGTTCATCAGCCCTGCAACCCTTCTTTAATTCGAGTCGCTTTTTGAGTCCGTCGATGATCGTTTTGTTAGTTGACTCGACTTGGCCGTTGCTCTGCGGGTTTCTCAGTGTTGACATGTTTAGATGGATTCTCCATCTGTCGCAGAACTCTCTAAAGTTATGCGAGATAAACTATGACCCGTTGTCGGTGATTATCTCGTAAGGGAGCCCGTACCTGCAGATGATGTTTTTCCAGGCGAACTTTTGTACCTCCTTATCTGTGATGTTGGCGTAGGCTTCTGCTTCTACCCACATAGTGAATTAATCCATGAGGACCAAGATGAATCTCTTCTGTCGAGAACTCGGCATTGGTCCAATAATATCCATTCCCCATCGCATGAATGGGTATGGTGCAGTCAAGGTATGGAGCAACTCCGTCGGGCTGTGTATGGTTGAAGCGTGTCGCTGGCACTTGTCGCATTTCTTGACATAGGATTCGCAATCCGCGTTCATTGTTGGCCAATAGAAACCGAGGCTTTTTACCTTTAGTGCAAGAGCTCGTCCTCCCGAATGATTGCTTGCTGCTCCTTCATGTGTTTCGGCCATGACCAGCCTTGTTTCGTCTCCAAAGATACACCTAAGGAGTACTTTTGTTGCATTCCATCGATGGAGTGTTCCGTCCATGACAACGTAATATGCACTGGGTCTTTTGAGTCGTCTTACTTCCCATTTCTCTGTGGGTAATATGCCGTCGGATAGGTAAGCGATGAATTTCGTTCGCCAATCATCGAGTTGACCTTCCGTTGTGCGGGGTTCCCCTTCGTCGATGTCCATGACGTCGGTGATAGATGCTGCGATGGCAAGTTGTTCCGTCATTGGGCTGATGCTTGGCTTCTCGATCCTATGTATCGGGATTGTCCTTTTCACCTGATCGTGTAACTTGCTTCCAAGGGCTGCGAGTGCATCCGCACATACGTTCTCTCTGCGAGGGACTTTCGTGAGCTTGAAGAATTCAAAGTCTTGTGTAAGATCTGTGACGAGTTTCAGGTAGGCATCCATCCTATCGTTCCTGGCGTCATAGTCTCCTAGAAATTGTCTCACCACGAGTTGGGAGTCACAGTATGCGCTGACTCGTTTAGCCTTCGCTGCTTTAGCAAGACGAAAGCCTGCGATGAGAGACTCGTATTCGGCTTCGTTGTTGGACGCCGAAAAATCAAAACTGAACGACTGTCGGATTAGTTCGCCTGTTGGTGACTGGAGTTGTACGCCTGCCCCTGAACCTTTGTTCGTAGATGAACCATCTACGTGCAATATCCAGTTCAGACTTGGCAGCACGAGATCTTGTTCTAGCTCCGTCGTTAGCTCGATCAGGAAATCAGCAAGAACTTGCGACTTAGCCGCTGTGTGGTTCTTGTACACGATGTTGTGTTTGCTAAGCTCCACCGCCCATTTTGTTAGCCTTCCTGATTGGTTGGTATTTTGCATTACCGTCCTAAGGGGCTGGTTGGTGAGTACCTCGATAGTGTGCGACTGGAAATACGGTCGGAGTTTCTTGCCGAAGTGATGATGGCGAGGGCCATCTTTTCTAAGGTTGGGTATCTCATTTCTGGTTCCGTCATTCGCTTACTGATGTAGAAAATAGGCTTCTGTTCGCCACGGTCTTCTCGTATTAGGACGCTGCTAACTGCCGATGAAGTGACGGCAATGTATAGAGATAGAGTGTCCCCGACCTCGGGCTTCGATAGAACTGGATGTGTCGTGAGGTAATGCTTAAGCTGATTGAAGGCTTCCTCGGATTTTTCGTCCCAGGCGAATCTCTTATTTC includes:
- the LOC106297214 gene encoding uncharacterized protein LOC106297214, coding for MQNTNQSGRLTKWAVELSKHNIVYKNHTAAKSQVLADFLIELTTELEQDLVLPSLNWILHVDGSSTNKGSGAGVQLQSPTGELIRQSFSFDFSASNNEAEYESLIAGFRLAKAAKAKRVSAYCDSQLVVRQFLGDYDARNDRMDAYLKLVTDLTQDFEFFKLTKVPRRENVCADALAALGSKLHDQVKRTIPIHRIEKPSISPMTEQLAIAASITDVMDIDEGEPRTTEGQLDDWRTKFIAYLSDGILPTEKWEVRRLKRPSAYYVVMDGTLHRWNATKVLLRCIFGDETRLVMAETHEGAASNHSGGRALALKVKSLGFYWPTMNADCESYVKKCDKCQRHASTIHSPTELLHTLTAPYPFMRWGMDIIGPMPSSRQKRFILVLMD